One segment of Brassica napus cultivar Da-Ae chromosome C3, Da-Ae, whole genome shotgun sequence DNA contains the following:
- the LOC111203750 gene encoding uncharacterized protein LOC111203750: MPSSSSSDDVDERLDDIIDQIVEDTYNDIVEPQPNNRRRRAYVERYLEGGHSRLWNDYFSEDATYSAQFRRRFRMNKDLFMRIVYELSENIPFFQHRQDSTGRFGHTPLQKYTAAIRQLVYGSAADAVDEYLRIGESTALLCLHKFTDGISWLFGDEYLRRPTPADLRRLLDIGETRGVKYVVNGHPYKLAYYLTDGIYPKWSTFIQSITLPQTPKQELFAKVQEAIRKDVERAFGVLQARRRRHKKFRGRNREAYKSECFPIGMIFVIGKYMND, translated from the exons atgccatcatcatcatcatctgatgATGTCGACGAAAGATTGGATGATATTATCGACCAAATCGTCGAAGATACATACAATGATATTGTGGAGCCCCAACCAAATAATCGACGGAGACGTGCTTATGTAGAACGATATCTTGAAGGAGGCCATAGCCGTTTATGGAATGACTACTTCAGCGAAGACGCGACATACTCGGCACAGTTCAGACGACGTTTTCGCATGAATAAGGATTTATTCATGCGTATTGTCTATGAACTCTCAGAGAACATTCCGTTCTTTCAACATAGACAAGATTCAACCGGGAGGTTTGGTCATACACCGCTTCAAAAATATACGGCAGCAATTCGTCAGCTTGTTTATGGTTCTGCAGCTGATGCGGTTGACGAGTATCTCCGAATTGGTGAGAGCACTGCACTTTTGTGTTTACATAAGTTCACTGATGGAATCAGCTggttgtttggagatgagtatctacggAGACCCACACCGGCGGATCTTCGACGACTtctcgatattggagagacacgcgg GGTAAAGTACGTGGTCAATGGGCATCCGTATAAATTGGCGTACTACCTCACAGACGGgatatatccaaaatggtcaacatttatccaatctatcacaCTCCCCCAAACTCCTAAACAAGAGTTATTTGCTAAAGTTCAAGAAGCAATCCGTAAAGATGTggagcgggcttttggagttCTACAAGCCCG AAGGAGACGTCACAAGAAGTTCAGAGGTCGAAACCGAGAGGCCTACAAATCTGAATGTTTCCCAATCGGAATGATCTTCGTGATAGGCAAATACATGAACGATTGA
- the LOC111203749 gene encoding glutathione S-transferase T3-like: MDGFTNLLHSQIPIDLESPEPYWFGSEVPAESPSQVPAESPSQVPAERRKYSPREDKILIVAWLNTSKDPIIGNEQRVGAFWKRIVEYYNASPLLVGQTAREITSCKQRWSRINGEVCKFTGCYDAALRAQKSGENDDDLMKAALDIFFTKYGYKFTLDHCWRELRHDQKWASIYVAKEGGKEKRRSVLEVDTEEADVGDPEERPIGVKAAKGGSKKKKKSGKEEELSKLQNVLELKEKLSKNKLLDRLLAKKEPLSDIETSLKLKLMLGEVVTGV; encoded by the exons atggatggtttcacaaaCCTTCTGCATAGTCAAATACCTATAGACCTTGAATCACCCGAACCTTATTGGTTCGGGTCTGAAGTTCCTGCTGAGTCTCCTAGCCAAGTCCCTGCTGAGTCTCCTAGCCAAGTTCCTGCTGAGAGGAGGAAATATTCTCCTAGAGAAGATAAGATCCTTATTGTTGCTTGGCTTAACACCAGTAAGGATCCTATCATTGGCAACGAGCAGAGAGTTGGGGCTTTCTGGAAGCGTATTGTAGAGTACTACAACGCAAGCCCTCTGCTCGTTGGTCAAACAGCGCGAGAGATTACTTCTTGCAAACAGAGGTGGAGTAGGATCAACGGGGAAGTATGCAAGTTTACTGGATGCTATGATGCAGCTTTGAGGGCGCAGAAAAGTGGGGAAAATGATGATGATCTGATGAAAGCTGCATTAGATATATTCTTCACCAAGTATGGTTACAAGTTCACACTTGATCACTGCTGGAGGGAGCTGAGGCATGACCAGAAATGGGCCTCGATTTATGTGGCTAAGGAAGGTGGAAAGGAAAAGCGGAGGTCCGTCTTGGAGGTTGATACAGAAGAAGCGGACGTGGGAGATCCAGAGGAGAGACCAATCGGGGTAAAGGCTGCGAAAGGTGgcagtaagaagaagaagaagagtggtaAAGAAGAAGAGTTGTCCAAGCTTCAAAACGTGTTAGAACTTAAggaaaaactttcaaaaaacaAACTCCTTGATCGCTTGCTGGCGAAGAAAGAGCCTTTATCTGATATCGAAACATCACTTAAACTGAAGCTAAT GTTAGGTGAAGTAGTCACGGGCGTCTAA